One stretch of Paenibacillus sp. FSL R5-0341 DNA includes these proteins:
- a CDS encoding YlbF family regulator produces MNTVVKLDKQIIMHKMQELCSLLLQDEGYKEMRDMIDQFAADEQATTQYEKFMEKHQALEEKERQNIELLASEIQVYEEEERALYDHPLIRRFIYAQREFSQLHQQISHYFTKSVELNRLPESNELGKEACGCGGSCSGSH; encoded by the coding sequence ATGAATACGGTTGTTAAATTGGACAAACAGATCATTATGCACAAAATGCAAGAGCTCTGTTCACTGCTGCTACAGGATGAAGGCTACAAAGAAATGCGAGACATGATTGATCAATTTGCTGCAGATGAGCAAGCTACGACTCAGTATGAGAAATTTATGGAGAAGCATCAGGCACTGGAAGAAAAAGAACGGCAGAATATTGAATTGCTTGCATCTGAAATTCAGGTGTATGAAGAGGAAGAACGCGCACTCTATGATCATCCCCTCATTCGCCGGTTCATCTATGCACAACGCGAGTTCAGCCAGCTACATCAGCAGATCAGCCACTATTTCACGAAATCCGTGGAATTGAACCGCCTGCCCGAATCCAATGAACTAGGTAAGGAAGCTTGCGGGTGCGGAGGCAGCTGTTCCGGTAGCCATTAA
- a CDS encoding ZIP family metal transporter, which yields MWTAFMWGGISASAVVIGALAALFLKIPKRVIGWIMAFGTGTLIGAATFELLGDALNDGGIIPTAIGFTAGAVVYTLFDLLVSAKGGAGRKRSGRSGDSNQSGLGIFAGTVMDAIPESIMLGASLLAGNGVSVVLLVSIFVSNIPEGLSSTVGLQGKYSRGKIILMWLSVLLISALAALGGYLFLEQLPEEMGAAIGAFAGGGIIAMICSTMMPEAFEEGGPIVGLIASMGLLVSLLLDL from the coding sequence ATGTGGACTGCATTCATGTGGGGCGGCATCTCTGCCTCAGCGGTTGTCATAGGCGCACTTGCAGCCTTGTTTCTGAAGATTCCCAAACGAGTCATTGGCTGGATTATGGCTTTTGGGACAGGGACATTAATCGGTGCAGCGACCTTTGAACTTCTCGGAGATGCGCTGAATGATGGAGGGATAATACCTACAGCCATCGGATTTACGGCGGGTGCCGTCGTGTATACGCTGTTTGACCTGCTCGTTTCTGCAAAGGGAGGGGCAGGGCGTAAACGCTCGGGAAGGTCAGGAGACTCGAATCAAAGCGGCCTTGGGATCTTTGCAGGCACGGTAATGGATGCTATCCCGGAATCCATCATGCTTGGCGCCAGCTTGCTGGCTGGCAACGGTGTCAGTGTGGTGCTGTTAGTATCGATCTTTGTCAGCAACATTCCTGAAGGTCTGTCCAGTACGGTTGGACTACAGGGCAAGTACAGTCGTGGCAAAATCATATTAATGTGGCTGAGTGTACTATTGATCTCCGCGCTTGCCGCGTTGGGTGGATATCTGTTTCTTGAGCAGCTTCCAGAGGAGATGGGTGCAGCCATTGGTGCATTTGCAGGTGGCGGGATTATTGCGATGATCTGCTCGACCATGATGCCGGAAGCCTTTGAAGAGGGTGGGCCAATTGTGGGTTTGATTGCATCCATGGGATTGCTCGTATCGCTGTTGTTGGATCTGTAG
- a CDS encoding YwiC-like family protein: protein MKTNTHTIVIPHEHGGWAMVSVPFLVGMIASGPQWLHLPLFVAWLGLYLTAYPLLQSLKRNANRHRLYKWAAIYGTVALICLIPPVLGQTSLLFFGPVLGGLLLVNIWHVRHKVERSLTNDLCAMLMFSLGGAAAYLIGSGHWDYRMAIVVLFSFLHFTGSTFFVKSVFRERTNKRWLMLTRLVHILLILIPIVIGYPWMSLAYVYSAVRTFIYSGRTLRPMKVGIIEIIGAVQFLLWSILL from the coding sequence GTGAAAACCAATACGCATACAATCGTTATCCCTCATGAACATGGCGGCTGGGCCATGGTTAGTGTACCTTTTCTGGTAGGTATGATTGCAAGTGGGCCGCAGTGGTTACATCTGCCCTTATTTGTAGCCTGGCTTGGACTATATCTAACCGCGTATCCGTTACTGCAGTCTTTAAAAAGAAATGCCAATCGACATCGCTTATACAAGTGGGCTGCAATCTACGGTACAGTGGCTCTAATCTGTCTAATCCCACCCGTTCTTGGTCAGACCTCACTACTATTCTTTGGCCCAGTTCTGGGCGGACTGTTGCTCGTGAACATCTGGCATGTAAGACACAAAGTAGAACGCTCGCTTACCAATGATCTGTGTGCCATGCTGATGTTCTCTCTAGGGGGAGCGGCTGCTTATCTCATTGGAAGTGGGCACTGGGACTATAGAATGGCAATCGTAGTTTTGTTTTCTTTCTTACATTTTACAGGAAGTACGTTCTTTGTGAAATCGGTCTTTCGAGAGCGAACGAATAAGCGTTGGCTGATGCTAACTCGTCTGGTACATATTCTTCTAATTCTCATACCGATAGTGATCGGATATCCTTGGATGTCTTTGGCATATGTCTATTCCGCCGTACGCACCTTCATATATTCAGGCAGAACACTGCGCCCTATGAAGGTCGGGATTATTGAAATCATTGGAGCCGTGCAGTTCCTGCTCTGGTCTATTCTGTTGTAA
- a CDS encoding Crp/Fnr family transcriptional regulator produces the protein MSRVNKDTAAEFLQQFPIFQDLSPEELKQVEDIAISRSIHKKTVIFSEGSEKEAVFFIRTGIVKAYKTDENGHEQIVSFLKTGDMFPHTGFFNAHPYPATAEAITPTELLAIPVRIFERLMLSTPSIAIKIMRVLGDKIRELQDKLQVLSGQDVRNRVLSFLLMLAEQHGQTHGDQIVINLPMTHQEFANSIGTTRETANRLLNQLTKEHLLEVDRSRIIILDLQALKQQRDA, from the coding sequence ATGAGCAGGGTAAACAAAGATACAGCAGCGGAGTTTCTACAACAGTTCCCCATCTTCCAGGACCTTAGCCCCGAGGAATTAAAGCAGGTCGAAGATATCGCCATTTCCAGAAGCATTCACAAGAAAACGGTTATTTTCAGCGAAGGTAGCGAAAAAGAAGCTGTTTTTTTCATTCGTACCGGCATTGTAAAAGCCTATAAAACGGATGAGAATGGACATGAACAGATTGTCTCTTTCCTCAAAACAGGGGATATGTTCCCGCACACCGGCTTTTTTAACGCACACCCCTACCCGGCTACCGCTGAAGCGATTACCCCTACCGAATTACTGGCCATTCCTGTCAGAATATTCGAACGATTAATGCTCAGCACACCATCGATTGCGATCAAAATTATGCGTGTACTCGGAGACAAAATACGTGAACTACAGGACAAATTACAGGTGCTCTCTGGTCAGGATGTGCGCAATCGTGTGCTCTCCTTCCTTCTCATGCTCGCAGAGCAGCACGGGCAGACACATGGAGATCAAATTGTCATCAACCTGCCCATGACACATCAGGAGTTCGCCAATTCCATCGGAACTACAAGGGAAACAGCGAACCGGCTTCTAAACCAGCTTACGAAAGAGCATTTGCTCGAAGTGGATCGCAGCCGGATTATCATTCTTGATTTACAAGCATTGAAGCAACAGAGGGATGCTTAA
- a CDS encoding MFS transporter has protein sequence MQHKGKVQLPLQTASLVLGFMVWVILSSLMPFIKEDIALTSSQLACATAIPVLIGSIARIPIGYWTNRYGARNIFMISFVLLLAPVWWISRATSFSDLVIGGLFLGIGGAVFSVGVTSLPKYYPKERHGFVNGIYGIGNLGTALSAFGAPLIADRMGWSTTVLLYSILLLGMAALNFVLGDKKETRVNVPLMQQLKAISRNNKLWLLCLFYFLTFGSFVAFTVYLPNFLVSHFQMDKVDAGIRTAGFILVATIMRPVGGWLGDRFNPFKILMFVFGGLTIAAIVLSFAPSFYIYTIGCLTVALCAGTGNGTIFKLVPMYFVKQPGVANGMISAMGGLGGFFPPLMLTLLYSMTGHYAIGFMALSQIALVSLVLVIWMFYQEKLQLSASILENTIEAILITDTNSVITSVNPAFTAVTGYSAEEAVGQKPSLLKSGKQDKRFYDQLWLELREKGYWQGEIWNRKKNGEVYQEWLSITAIRNEAGEVKYYAGMFSDMGRPELTIA, from the coding sequence ATGCAACATAAAGGAAAAGTTCAACTGCCCTTGCAAACCGCAAGTCTGGTTCTTGGTTTCATGGTATGGGTTATCCTATCATCTCTGATGCCATTTATTAAAGAGGATATTGCGCTTACGTCTTCTCAGCTTGCATGCGCGACAGCAATTCCCGTATTGATCGGATCGATTGCCCGGATTCCGATTGGTTATTGGACGAATCGATATGGAGCACGCAATATTTTTATGATTAGCTTTGTATTGTTGCTGGCTCCTGTATGGTGGATTAGCCGTGCAACATCGTTCAGTGATCTGGTGATTGGTGGACTGTTCCTCGGTATTGGGGGAGCTGTCTTCTCCGTCGGTGTAACTTCACTGCCCAAATATTATCCGAAAGAGCGACATGGCTTTGTTAACGGGATCTACGGAATTGGTAACCTGGGTACAGCACTGTCTGCATTCGGAGCCCCGCTGATTGCTGATCGTATGGGATGGTCTACGACAGTTCTGCTCTACAGTATTCTGCTACTAGGAATGGCAGCGCTGAATTTTGTTCTGGGGGACAAAAAGGAAACACGTGTTAATGTTCCGCTTATGCAGCAACTGAAGGCCATATCACGCAACAATAAACTATGGTTGCTCTGCTTGTTTTATTTTCTGACATTTGGCTCGTTCGTGGCGTTTACGGTATATTTGCCAAACTTCTTAGTCAGTCACTTCCAGATGGACAAAGTCGATGCAGGTATTCGTACAGCGGGGTTCATTCTCGTTGCTACCATCATGCGACCTGTTGGAGGCTGGCTTGGAGATCGATTTAATCCGTTCAAAATATTAATGTTTGTCTTCGGCGGATTAACGATTGCAGCGATTGTATTATCCTTCGCACCGTCATTCTATATCTACACCATTGGGTGCCTGACTGTGGCCTTATGCGCAGGGACAGGTAACGGGACTATTTTCAAATTAGTGCCAATGTATTTCGTTAAACAACCAGGCGTAGCGAATGGAATGATCTCGGCTATGGGTGGTCTGGGCGGATTCTTCCCTCCGTTGATGTTGACTTTGTTGTATAGCATGACGGGGCATTATGCCATTGGTTTCATGGCGTTGTCACAGATTGCGCTGGTTAGCCTGGTACTTGTGATCTGGATGTTCTACCAAGAGAAGCTTCAGTTATCTGCCAGCATTCTGGAGAATACAATTGAAGCGATTCTGATCACGGATACGAACAGTGTTATTACTTCCGTGAATCCGGCCTTTACTGCAGTCACTGGTTATAGCGCTGAAGAGGCGGTTGGACAGAAGCCAAGTCTGTTGAAATCCGGCAAGCAGGATAAACGTTTCTATGACCAATTATGGTTGGAATTACGTGAGAAAGGATATTGGCAGGGCGAGATCTGGAATCGGAAGAAAAACGGAGAAGTCTATCAGGAATGGCTGAGTATTACAGCGATCCGTAATGAAGCCGGCGAAGTCAAATATTATGCGGGCATGTTCAGTGATATGGGCAGGCCAGAGCTCACAATAGCCTGA
- the narI gene encoding respiratory nitrate reductase subunit gamma yields MSTLELLLWGALPYMVIVFCITATIWRYVTNPFSWTSKSSEMLEKRMLKWGSLLFHIGIFAVICGHIAGLLVPVEFYRWIGLSDEGYHLMAVAGGLPAGIIAFAGAVILLVRRYVARRVRATSSIGDWLALAMLIIVIVTGILATSANAVNHTGFDYRTTINPWLRGLIVFQPDPVLMQTVPLNFKVHILLTFVLYCVFPFTRLVHMLSMPLGYLKRSYVLYRRRDGAVYPNQEQKKERAM; encoded by the coding sequence GTGAGTACACTGGAACTGTTGTTATGGGGCGCTCTTCCCTATATGGTCATTGTTTTCTGTATTACGGCGACGATCTGGAGATATGTGACGAATCCCTTCAGTTGGACGTCCAAGTCCAGTGAGATGTTGGAGAAACGCATGTTGAAATGGGGTAGCTTACTCTTTCATATCGGAATATTCGCCGTAATCTGTGGACATATTGCCGGTCTGCTTGTTCCAGTGGAGTTCTATCGCTGGATCGGCCTGAGTGATGAAGGGTATCACTTGATGGCTGTTGCAGGAGGACTGCCTGCGGGGATCATTGCATTTGCAGGTGCAGTCATTTTGTTGGTTCGCCGTTATGTTGCTCGGAGAGTACGGGCCACAAGCAGTATCGGGGACTGGCTGGCCCTTGCCATGTTAATCATTGTCATTGTCACTGGAATACTGGCGACATCGGCCAATGCGGTGAATCACACGGGGTTTGACTATCGAACAACAATTAATCCTTGGTTGCGCGGTCTGATCGTATTCCAGCCTGATCCAGTTCTGATGCAGACGGTACCGCTGAACTTCAAAGTACACATTCTGCTTACCTTTGTACTGTACTGCGTGTTTCCATTTACTCGTCTGGTTCACATGCTAAGTATGCCACTGGGTTATCTGAAACGCAGTTATGTGTTGTATCGCAGAAGAGATGGAGCTGTGTATCCGAATCAGGAACAAAAAAAGGAAAGGGCGATGTAA
- the narJ gene encoding nitrate reductase molybdenum cofactor assembly chaperone, with amino-acid sequence MRSILMGEETRTTMTIEPNESTSQALVYDTNTRRMVCKLISYLLQYPDTAWREGLQGVKEAIQSISDETINQILLTFVDEAQAVSSIEWQDAYVRTFDFDKKCNLYLTYALHGDERDRGPALIELKRRYEAAGFYMEVSELPDYLPMVLEFVAEAPEEDALGVLSSCHKALVTMTESITGQNSPYGPLLSLMLQVIPEPPAPDVPKQEEAVNQQPEDLMQIAAQMRRGNR; translated from the coding sequence TTGCGGAGTATTCTGATGGGAGAGGAGACAAGGACAACGATGACGATCGAACCCAATGAAAGTACAAGTCAGGCTCTGGTTTACGATACGAATACGAGAAGAATGGTCTGTAAACTGATCTCCTATCTGTTGCAATATCCCGATACAGCGTGGAGAGAAGGGCTGCAGGGAGTGAAGGAAGCTATACAGTCCATTTCGGATGAGACGATCAACCAGATCCTGTTGACATTTGTAGATGAAGCACAGGCTGTAAGCTCGATTGAGTGGCAGGATGCCTATGTTCGTACATTCGATTTTGATAAAAAGTGTAACCTCTATCTCACGTATGCTCTTCATGGCGATGAGCGGGATCGGGGCCCTGCTTTAATTGAATTGAAGCGTAGATATGAAGCTGCAGGATTTTATATGGAAGTAAGTGAGTTGCCGGATTATCTGCCTATGGTGCTTGAATTTGTAGCTGAGGCTCCCGAGGAAGATGCCTTGGGGGTGCTCTCCAGTTGCCATAAGGCTCTGGTCACGATGACCGAAAGCATTACGGGACAGAACAGCCCATATGGACCATTGCTCAGTCTCATGTTACAGGTCATTCCAGAGCCCCCGGCTCCTGATGTACCCAAACAAGAAGAAGCAGTTAACCAACAACCAGAAGATCTCATGCAGATCGCGGCTCAGATGAGGAGGGGGAATCGGTGA
- the narH gene encoding nitrate reductase subunit beta — MKIKAQVSMVMNLDKCIGCHTCSVTCKNTWTNRPGAEYMYWNNVETKPGVGYPKQWEDQERYRGGWEMKNGKLELKSGTRTRRLLNIFHNPDQPTIDDYYEPWTYEYEKLTNSPEKKHQPVARPKSQITGEYMNLEWGPNWEDDLAGAHVTGMEDPNMKGVEDSIKMDFEQVFMMYLPRICEHCLNPACVSSCPSGAMYKREEDGIVLVDQNACRAWRFCVSSCPYKKVYFNWQTNKAEKCTLCFPRIEAGLPTICSETCVGRIRYIGLMLYDADRVEAAASVENDQDLYESQMDIFLDPNDPEVIREAREAGIPEDWIIAAQQSPIYKMVIDWKIALPLHPEYRTMPMVWYIPPLSPITNRVEGQGSSLEANDIFPAIDNMRIPVEYLANLLTAGDTDRIREVLRKMAVMRIHMRNQQTGKTSESELLDRVGMDAQEVEDMYRLLAIAKYNDRFVIPPAHREEVEDLFSEQGSCGLDFAGGPGSCGVF, encoded by the coding sequence TTGAAGATTAAAGCACAAGTCAGTATGGTCATGAATCTGGACAAATGTATCGGGTGCCATACATGCAGCGTAACGTGCAAAAACACCTGGACCAATCGTCCAGGTGCAGAATATATGTACTGGAACAATGTAGAGACCAAGCCAGGGGTCGGTTATCCAAAACAATGGGAGGACCAGGAGCGTTATCGCGGTGGCTGGGAGATGAAGAATGGCAAACTGGAATTGAAGTCCGGCACACGGACAAGACGCTTGCTTAACATTTTCCATAATCCGGATCAGCCTACCATTGATGATTATTACGAGCCATGGACATACGAGTATGAGAAACTGACGAACAGTCCGGAGAAAAAACATCAGCCTGTAGCAAGACCGAAATCCCAGATTACTGGTGAATATATGAATCTGGAGTGGGGTCCGAACTGGGAAGACGATCTGGCAGGTGCCCATGTAACGGGGATGGAAGATCCCAATATGAAGGGTGTCGAGGACTCAATCAAAATGGATTTTGAACAGGTATTTATGATGTACCTGCCACGGATCTGTGAACACTGCCTTAACCCGGCCTGTGTATCCTCCTGTCCTTCCGGAGCAATGTACAAACGGGAAGAAGACGGGATTGTCCTGGTTGACCAAAATGCATGCCGCGCATGGAGATTCTGTGTATCGAGCTGCCCATACAAAAAAGTCTATTTCAACTGGCAGACGAACAAAGCGGAGAAATGTACCCTTTGTTTCCCGCGGATTGAAGCGGGCCTGCCAACGATATGTTCCGAAACTTGTGTGGGACGTATCCGTTATATCGGCCTGATGCTGTATGATGCAGACCGTGTTGAAGCCGCTGCTTCGGTTGAAAATGACCAGGATCTCTATGAATCCCAGATGGATATTTTCCTTGATCCGAATGACCCTGAGGTGATTCGCGAAGCGCGCGAGGCCGGAATTCCAGAGGATTGGATTATTGCAGCGCAGCAGTCCCCAATTTATAAAATGGTCATCGACTGGAAAATTGCGCTCCCGCTTCACCCAGAATACCGCACCATGCCAATGGTATGGTACATTCCACCGCTTAGCCCGATTACCAATCGGGTAGAGGGACAGGGAAGTTCGCTGGAGGCCAATGATATTTTCCCGGCGATTGATAACATGCGTATTCCCGTGGAATATTTGGCCAATCTGCTTACGGCAGGAGATACGGATCGAATCCGTGAAGTACTGCGGAAAATGGCAGTTATGCGCATTCACATGCGTAACCAGCAGACGGGTAAGACCAGTGAATCGGAATTACTGGATAGAGTAGGCATGGATGCTCAGGAAGTGGAGGACATGTACCGACTGCTCGCTATTGCGAAATACAATGACCGTTTTGTCATCCCGCCAGCTCACCGTGAGGAAGTGGAAGACCTCTTCAGCGAACAGGGCAGCTGCGGACTTGATTTTGCAGGGGGTCCAGGTTCTTGCGGAGTATTCTGA
- a CDS encoding nitrate reductase subunit alpha, with the protein MSNKSMPWMGKLKYFAKREKSAEGWSEMSPVNRDWEDVYRRRWQHDKVVRSTHGVNCTGSCSWQIYVKDGIVTWETQATDYPSTGPDMPEFEPRGCPRGASFSWYLYSPLRVKHPYVRGALLDMWRDALQTHGDPVQAWSSIADDPAKVKRYKSVRGKGGLIRASWGEVTQIIAASLIHTIKEYGPDRIIGFSPIPAMSMVSYAAGSRFLSLMGSPLLSFYDWYADLPPASPQIWGDQTDVPESSDWYNSGYILVWGSNLPMTRTPDAHFLAEARYRGTKVVSISPDYAEYVKFADTWMSVKQGTDGALAMAMGHVILKEFYIEKPTDYFMQYAKQYTDFPNLLIVEEKDGVHTAGRFLVGEDLGITGNNMAWKTLVYDENSGTYAMPKGSLGFRWGEEGTWNLKMEQVENGEPIDPRLSMLGVHHDLVTIQLPYFDDEGKHVMERQIPVRQIWLGDKWITVTAVYDLVLAKYGIEREMTRSADSAEVVTGVEQLSVRVNHGDDILHAPQVKPFTPEWQEKITGVDQETVVQIAREFAQNAIDTQGRSMIIMGAGINHWYNSDVIYRAIINLILMTGCQGVNGGGWAHYVGQEKLRPAEGWQTIAFARDWTGPARLQNGTSFFYFATDQWRYEETQVGELTSALEGEPRFQHVADYNVMAARMGWLPSYPQFNRNSIDLHQDALQAGATTKEEIGAYVASELQNKNLKFSIEQPDDPANFPRVLFVWRANLISSSGKGHEYFLKHLLGATNGLLNDDDHGLRPEHVEWVDEAPEGKLDLMINMDFRMAGTAMYSDIVLPAATWYEKSDLSSTDMHPFVHPFNPAVATQWESRSDWDTFKEIARVFSEMAAQQFDGPQKEIIATPLLHDSPDELAQPYGEIKDWSAGECEAIPGKTMPHIQVVERDYAAVYNKMISLGPVVKDKPIGTKGISWSASEEYEKLKGILGVNRKDGVGQGCPDLSTDRNVAEAILTLSSTTNGKMAVRAWEALEQKTALHLKDLAEERSEECFTFDEITSKPKTVITSPAFSGSEKGGRRYSPFTTNVERLIPWRTLTGRQQFYIDHAMLREFGETLATFKPVLKHTPFHPKSKRPIEGGKEIVLNYLTPHNKWSIHSMYYDALPMLTLFRGGPTIWMNYEDAEEAGLVDNDWIECFNRNGVVVARAVVTHRIPRGMAFMYHAQDRHINVPGTKISQTRGGTHNSPTRIHVKPTHMIGGYAQLSYGFNYYGPTGNQRDLNVIIRKLQEVDWLED; encoded by the coding sequence ATGAGTAACAAAAGCATGCCCTGGATGGGCAAACTCAAGTATTTTGCTAAACGTGAAAAAAGTGCGGAGGGCTGGAGTGAAATGTCCCCGGTCAACCGGGATTGGGAAGATGTCTACCGCCGCCGTTGGCAGCATGACAAAGTGGTGCGTTCCACACACGGAGTCAATTGTACGGGATCATGCAGCTGGCAGATCTATGTGAAAGACGGCATTGTCACTTGGGAAACGCAGGCTACTGACTATCCTTCAACGGGACCGGATATGCCGGAATTTGAACCCCGTGGATGTCCGCGCGGAGCAAGCTTTTCATGGTATCTGTACAGCCCGCTGCGTGTCAAACATCCTTACGTACGTGGTGCATTGCTGGACATGTGGCGTGATGCGCTTCAGACGCATGGTGACCCGGTTCAAGCATGGTCCAGCATTGCGGATGATCCAGCCAAAGTGAAAAGATACAAATCGGTCCGTGGTAAAGGTGGATTAATTCGCGCGTCATGGGGTGAAGTGACACAGATTATCGCCGCTTCGCTGATTCATACGATCAAAGAATACGGGCCGGACCGGATTATTGGTTTCTCTCCGATACCTGCCATGTCGATGGTCAGTTATGCAGCAGGATCACGCTTTTTATCTCTGATGGGATCACCATTGCTTAGTTTTTACGACTGGTATGCCGATCTCCCCCCGGCTTCACCTCAGATCTGGGGCGATCAAACGGATGTGCCGGAGAGCAGTGACTGGTACAATTCGGGATACATTCTGGTATGGGGTTCCAATCTGCCAATGACGCGGACACCGGATGCCCACTTCCTGGCTGAAGCACGTTATCGGGGAACGAAAGTGGTGTCCATCAGCCCGGATTATGCGGAGTACGTGAAATTCGCAGATACATGGATGTCGGTAAAACAAGGAACGGACGGCGCTCTGGCGATGGCGATGGGCCATGTCATTCTAAAAGAGTTTTATATTGAAAAACCTACGGACTATTTCATGCAATATGCCAAACAGTATACGGACTTTCCAAATCTGCTGATTGTGGAAGAAAAGGACGGCGTACACACAGCAGGCAGATTTCTCGTTGGGGAAGATCTGGGCATTACAGGTAATAACATGGCTTGGAAAACGCTCGTTTACGATGAAAACAGTGGAACCTATGCGATGCCAAAAGGAAGTTTGGGTTTCCGTTGGGGTGAAGAAGGCACATGGAATCTCAAAATGGAACAGGTAGAGAACGGTGAGCCGATTGATCCAAGACTATCCATGCTTGGCGTCCATCATGATCTTGTAACGATTCAACTGCCGTACTTTGATGATGAGGGAAAACATGTCATGGAGCGGCAGATTCCTGTACGTCAGATATGGTTAGGAGACAAATGGATTACAGTAACAGCCGTATACGATCTGGTACTTGCCAAATACGGAATTGAACGTGAAATGACGCGTTCTGCGGATTCAGCAGAAGTAGTCACTGGTGTGGAACAGTTGAGTGTACGTGTTAACCATGGAGATGACATCTTGCATGCACCACAGGTAAAACCATTCACTCCAGAGTGGCAAGAGAAAATCACTGGTGTGGACCAAGAGACTGTCGTACAGATTGCACGTGAGTTCGCACAGAATGCGATCGATACCCAAGGTCGTTCCATGATCATCATGGGAGCTGGTATTAATCACTGGTACAACTCCGACGTCATCTATCGCGCCATTATTAACTTAATTCTGATGACAGGTTGTCAGGGTGTGAATGGTGGAGGCTGGGCCCATTATGTCGGTCAAGAAAAATTGCGTCCGGCTGAAGGCTGGCAGACGATTGCCTTTGCTCGTGACTGGACCGGACCTGCACGTCTGCAAAACGGAACCTCCTTCTTCTACTTTGCAACAGATCAATGGAGATACGAGGAGACCCAAGTCGGAGAGTTGACCTCAGCGCTTGAAGGTGAACCGCGGTTCCAGCATGTGGCTGATTATAATGTGATGGCTGCGCGTATGGGCTGGCTTCCATCCTATCCACAATTCAATCGTAACTCGATTGATCTGCATCAGGATGCGCTACAGGCCGGAGCAACGACGAAGGAAGAGATTGGCGCTTATGTTGCTTCCGAGCTACAGAACAAAAATCTGAAGTTCTCGATCGAGCAACCGGATGATCCGGCGAACTTCCCGCGTGTACTATTTGTCTGGAGAGCGAATCTGATCTCAAGTTCCGGCAAAGGGCATGAGTATTTCCTGAAACATCTGCTCGGTGCAACGAACGGATTGCTTAATGATGACGATCATGGCCTGCGCCCAGAGCATGTAGAGTGGGTGGATGAAGCACCGGAAGGTAAGCTTGACCTGATGATTAACATGGATTTCCGTATGGCAGGTACAGCGATGTATTCCGATATTGTGCTGCCAGCAGCGACCTGGTATGAGAAAAGCGATCTGAGCAGTACGGATATGCACCCGTTCGTTCATCCATTCAACCCGGCGGTAGCCACGCAATGGGAATCCCGTTCCGACTGGGATACCTTCAAGGAAATCGCACGTGTATTCTCCGAGATGGCTGCACAGCAATTCGATGGGCCGCAGAAGGAGATCATTGCTACTCCGCTCTTGCATGATTCACCGGATGAGCTTGCTCAACCGTACGGAGAGATCAAAGACTGGAGCGCGGGAGAATGTGAAGCGATCCCGGGGAAAACAATGCCGCATATTCAGGTCGTGGAACGTGATTATGCTGCCGTATATAACAAAATGATCAGTCTAGGACCTGTGGTGAAGGATAAACCAATCGGTACCAAAGGCATATCCTGGTCTGCCAGTGAAGAGTATGAAAAACTCAAGGGTATTCTGGGCGTGAACCGTAAAGATGGCGTTGGACAAGGATGTCCGGATTTGAGCACCGACCGCAATGTTGCGGAGGCCATTCTGACCTTGTCCAGTACAACGAACGGCAAGATGGCCGTACGTGCGTGGGAAGCGCTGGAACAGAAAACGGCATTGCATCTGAAAGATTTGGCTGAGGAACGGTCTGAGGAATGTTTTACATTTGACGAGATCACTTCCAAACCGAAAACGGTCATTACTTCACCTGCATTCAGCGGATCGGAAAAAGGCGGACGCCGATATTCGCCATTCACCACCAATGTGGAGCGCCTGATTCCATGGCGTACATTGACGGGCAGACAGCAGTTCTACATTGATCATGCGATGCTACGCGAATTCGGAGAAACATTAGCGACATTTAAACCTGTGTTGAAGCATACGCCGTTCCATCCGAAAAGCAAACGTCCGATTGAAGGTGGCAAGGAAATTGTCCTGAATTACCTGACACCGCATAACAAGTGGTCGATTCACAGTATGTACTATGATGCGCTGCCGATGCTGACGTTGTTCCGAGGTGGCCCGACAATCTGGATGAACTACGAAGATGCAGAAGAAGCCGGACTGGTCGACAACGACTGGATCGAATGCTTCAACCGTAACGGGGTAGTCGTTGCCAGAGCCGTAGTGACACATCGTATTCCTCGCGGTATGGCATTCATGTATCATGCCCAGGACCGTCACATTAACGTTCCGGGTACCAAAATATCACAGACACGTGGGGGTACGCATAACAGTCCGACACGTATTCATGTGAAGCCAACACATATGATCGGTGGTTATGCCCAGTTAAGTTATGGCTTCAACTACTATGGCCCGACAGGCAACCAGCGTGACCTCAACGTCATCATAAGAAAACTGCAGGAGGTGGATTGGCTTGAAGATTAA